The Candidatus Bipolaricaulota bacterium genome segment GCTCCCGCTCCATGCGCAGCCCGAAGACCGTAAAATCGAACGGGAGCGGCTCGGCCTCCTGCTGCAGGGCGCTGATCGGCCTCCCGGTCGCCGCGTACACCTCGAGGGCGCGGACGATCCGCAACCGGTCATTGGGGTGGATGCGCGCAGCGGCGGCGGGGTCGACCCTTTCCAGTTCAGCATAGAGCTCGGACAGGGGGCGGGCGTGAAGTCGGGCACGGAACTCGGGGTCAGCGGATGGCCCGGTGAATATCCCGCGCAGGATTGCCCCAAGGTAGAGCGTCCCGCCACCGGCGATGATCGGGACGCGCCCGCGCTCGGTGATCTCCGGGACAAGGCGGGAGACGTCCTCTCTAAACGCCATCGCGTCATAGCTGCCGGTTATCTCGATGATATCGATCAGGTGATGCGGGACCCGCTCCCGCACCTGCACGGAGGGCTTGTCGGCCACGATGTCGAGCCCGCGGAAGAAGGCACGCGAGTCGGCGGAGATCACCTCCCCACCGATCCGCAGCGCCAACTCGACCGCAACCGCGCTCTTCCCCACCCCGGTCGGACCGAGGATCACGACAACGCGCACTCAGTCCTCCCCGAGGAGGAGTTCCCTGATCTTCTTCAGCTCGGCCTGGCGCGACGGATGCTTCAGCTTCTCGATCGCCTTGATCTCGATCTGGCGGATCCGCTCCCGAGTGATGTTGAACTTGAGGGCGACGTCCTTCAGAGTGCGGGGATGGCCGTCCTCGAGCCCGTAGCGCAGCTGGAGGATCTCCCGCTCGCGCTCGTCGAGCTGATCCAACGCCCGGTTCAGCTGCTCGCGCAGGAACATCCGGAATGTCTCCTTCGTCGGGGAGGGAGAGTGAGGATCCTCGATGAAATCGCCGAGGGTGTCGTCCTCATCATCCCCGATCGGCCGCTCGAGCGAGGCAGTATATTGGGAGACGTTCTCCACCTTCTTTATCTTGTCGATCGACATCCCGGTGATCTCGGACAGGTCCTCCAACGTGGGAGCGGCCCCGTGTTTCTGGATGTACTCGCGCTTGATCCGATTGAGCTCCCGCACCGTTTCGATCATGTGCACCGGAACGCGGATCGTACGGGACTGATCGGCGATCGCGCGCGTGATCGCCTGCCTGATCCACCAGGTAGCGTAGGTTGAAAACTTGTATCCCCGCTTGTAGTCGAACTTCTCCACCGCGCGCATCAGCCCCATGTTCCCTTCCTGAATCAGGTCGAGAAACGACAGCCCGCGGTTCATGTACCGCTTGGCGATGGAGACCACAAGGCGGAGGTTGGAGACGATCAGCCGTTCTCGCGCTTCCTTCCCCTTGCGCACCAGCTCTTCCAGTTCTCTTCGCTCCTCCGGGGTAATCACGTCGATCCCCCGCTCGGCGGAGAGACGCGCGTTCTCCAGTTTCTGCTCCGCTTCCTTCCCCGCTTCCATCGCCATCGCCAGTTCCACCTCGTCCTCCCTGGTCAGGAGGGGGACCTTTCCGATCTCGCGGAGATAGGTCTTGACAGGGTCCTCGCGGCGGGTGGTCTGCGTCCGGTCATCCCACTCTTCGATCACGTCCTCGTCCGACGCCTCTTCCTCGACCGCGGATTCTGCTTCGATCTCAGGGAGGATATCCGGCTCCACAACTTCGTCGGGAGTGAGTTCCTCAATCGGAGCGGCCGTCTCGGGGACTTCCTCCGGCTTCGGTTTATCGCCGGGAAGCTCTTCTTTCTTTGGCATCAGCCCTCCTTGCAATCTTCTCCATCACCAATGCGCGGTAGGCGCGCTGCAGCTCGTCAATCCTCTCCTTGTCCTGCGTTTTCCGCATCTCCACCCGCAGGGCGCGCAGCTTCTCTTCGATGACAGGAAGGCGCACGAGCCGCCTGAGGGCGTCGTTCAGCGCCTTGTTCACATCACTAAATACAACCGGGGCGATGACAAGTTTGCTCGCCAGCCGGACCGCTTCTTCATCCACCCGGGAGATCACCGCTGAAGTATCGATGGGATCACCGACCTCGGCGATCGCCTCCGCTAGGTCCCGGTGCAGACCAGAGAAGTCCTCCGGCCCGGCGAGGCGGCTCACCTCCTCCCATCGCGCCTCCCCACGCAGCAGGAGCCCGATGATCGTATCCTGTTCATTCCACACCGTCCCCTCCACCGCTTCTTCGCTCGCCTCCGGCCGGATCGTTCGTCCCCGCGCCAGCTCCCGCGCCACCGCGTCGGGGGGAAGGTCGAGGATCTCCCCAAGGAGGCGGGCGACCTCCTGGCGAAGGGGAAGGCTCGCCAATCCCTGGTAGAAGCCGCGTGCCTCCTCCAGCGCCTCTTCCTTACCCTTGAAGCTTTCGAGGTCGTAGCGATCGAGGAGGGACTGGAGGAAGAAGCGATGGAACGGGACCGCCCCCGCGACGACCTCCGCGACTCCCTCCTTCCCTTCCCGGCGGACGAACGAGTCGGGGTCGTCCCCCTCGGGAAGGGAAGCGACGCGCACGTCCAACCCGGCGTTGTGCAGGATCACCATCCCCCGTCCCGAGGCCGCTTGCCCGGCCGCGTCGCGGTCGTAAGCGATCACCACCTCAGCTGCAAACCGAGCGAGGAGCTCGGCCTGCCCCCGGGTGAGGGCTGTTCCCATGCTCCCGACGACGTTTTTCACCCCGGCGGAGTGGAGTGAGAGAACGTCGGTGTACCCCTCGACCAGAATCGCGGTGCGGCCGGCGGCGATCTCGTCTCGCGCCCAGGACAGGCCGTAGAGCTGCCTTCCCTTATCGAACAGCGGTGTCTGCGGCGAGTTCAGATATTTCGGCTCGCCGGAGAACGCCCTTCCTCCGAACGCGATCGGCCGGCCGGAGAGGTCGAAGATCGGGAATATGACCCGATCGCGGAACCGATCGTACGTCCTGCCCCCTTTCCCCTTGACGAGGAGCCCGAGCTCGATGAGGGGGGCCTCCCCGTACCGGCCCGCGAATCGCGCCTTCAGCCCGTCCCAGGTGTCTAACGCATACCCAAGCCCGAACCGATTCCACGCCGCTTCATCGTAGCCGCGGGAAACCAGGTAGTCGCGCGCCCGTTTCCCATGCCGGGGGTGGCGCAGGTTGGCGGCGAAGTACTCCGCTGCTTGCGCGTTTATCTGATACAGCTTATCCCGTTCGCCTTCTCCCTTGCGGGAGGAGAGTTTCACCCCGGCCTCGGCCGCGAGCCGGGCCAGGGCCTCGGGGAACGAAATCCGCTCGATCTTCATCAGGAAGGCGAACATATCCCCGCCGGCACCACAGCCGAAGCAGTGCCACAGTCCCTTCTCCGCGTCGACGTAGAACGAGGGGGTGTCGTCCTTGTGAAACGGACAGTGGCCCTTGTACCGCGAACCGGACTTCTGCAGGGTGAGATAGCGGGAGATGAGGGAGACGATGTCGATCCTGGCCTTGATCGCCTCCACGTCCGATCGATCAACCATCCACCATCCTCCCCTGCAGGAACGGATTTTTCCGCTGCTCGACCGATAGGCGGGTGCGGGGGCCATGACCGGGATAGACGACGAAATCGCGGCCCAGGGAGAGGATGCGCCTGAGGGAGCGGCGCATCTCGGACATCGACCCGCCGGGGAAATCCGTCCTGCCGATCGATCCGGCGAACAGGAGATCGCCGCTGAACATGATCCCATCTCCGATCAGGACGATGCTCCCCGGAGAATGGCCGGGGGTGTGAATGACGCGCAACCCTGCGATCTCGTCCCCATCGTCGATGTAGCGGTCGAATCCCGGATGCCCGGGATAGAACTCGTCCACGTATCTAAGGTCAGCACGGTGGATGAGGAGTTTCGCTCCCGCCTCCTTGAGCGCCCAGTCTCCGCCGACGTGGTCGAAATGGCCGTGCGTGTTGATGACTAAGTCGACATTCCTCCCAGCGAGGAACTCCCGCAGCCGGTCATCGTAGACAGCGGGATCGATGAGCACGGTAGTCCCATCGGTCTCAAGCAAATAGCAGTTGGTGGCGAGATCCCCGAGGATGACCTTCTCCACCCGCATCTTTCCCCCTCTACGCGCGCGCTACGGCAAGCACGAACACCGGCCCGTACCCACCAGCCTTGAGCGCACGGGCGCACTCCTCCACCGTCGCACCGGTAGTGAGAATATCATCAACGATGAGTACCGTTCCTTCCCCTGATCTTACCACGCTGAACGCGCCGCGCAAGTTCTTCCGTCTCTCCGCGGCGGTGAGCTCGGCCTGCGGGCGGGTTTGCCGCACCTTTGCAAGGAGGCGGACGACCGGGATCCCGATCCTCCGTCCGAGCCCATGGGCGAGGAGGGCTGCCTGGTTGAACCCACGCGCCCTCCGATCGGCACGGGACATCGGGACGTAGGTGATGAGATCGACATCCCCAAACGGGTTCTCCTGTTTTACGTACGCGGCGAGCGCGGCGGAGAGAAACCGGGCCACCGCCCGCTCGCGCTCGAACTTTAGGGCACGGATCAGATCCCCCCACCCCGACATGTACGGCCCGAGAGCGCGGGCAAGGGAGAAACCGCGGTCGCGCGTCCCGCAGGCGCGGCACAGGTCTAACGTCGGATCATCGAGTGGTTCTTGGCAGACCGTGCAGCGGGGCCCGTCCAGGCGCGGAAGCTGAGCAGCGCATTCGGAGCAGACCGAACTCAACTCCATCCCGGCCCGCCCGCACAGGATGCACCGGGGAGGGAAGAGGAGGGAGAGGAGCCCCTCCCCCCATCTTCCCGGAATGCTACGAGACGACGTGCTTCGCCACCCGGACGAGCTGGTTCGTGTACCCCCATTCGTTGTCATAGAAGGTGACGACCTTGAGCAGGCGGTCGTCCACGACCACGGTCAGGGTGAGGTCGACCACGCTCGCCCGCGTCTCGCCGATGATGTCGCTTGAGACGAGCGGATCGGTGCTCACCCCAAGAATGCCGTTGAGTTCTCCCTCAGCGTACTTGGTAAGGGCGGCGTTCACGGCATCGACCGTCACCGGGGTCTTCATCTCGGCGGTGATATCACTCACCGAGCCGGTCGGGACCGGGACACGGAACGCCATTCCGTTCATCTTCCCCACGAGTGAGGGGATGATCTTCGTCGTCGCCGTCGCCGCGCCGGTGGTGGTGGGGACGATGTTCGCCGCCGCCGCCCGCCCCCGCGTCGGTTTCTTGTGCGGGGAGTCGACAAGGCGCTGGTCCGCGGTGTAACCGTGTACCGTGGTGAGCCAGGCGTGCACGATCCCGAACTCCCGCTCCAGGATGTAGGCCACCGGGGCGAACGAGTTGGTGGTGCAGGAAGCAGCGGCGAGGATCGTGTCCTTGGCCGGGTCGTACTCCTTGTGGTTGACTCCGTACACGAACTGGCGGATGTCGGGGCTCTTCGGCGGGGCGGAGAGGAGGACCCGCTTTGCGCCGCTCTGAAGATGCAACGACGCCTTCTCCCGGGAGAGGAACACCCCGGTCGACTCGATCACAAGATCGATCCCCTTCTCCCCCCATGGGAGCGCCGCGGGATCCTTCTCCGCGAGGAGGGGGATGAACTTCCCGTCAACCGTTATCCCGCCCTCGACTGCCTCCACCGTCTTCCCATACCGATGGTACACGGTATCGTAGGTGAGTAGGTACCGCGCCGTCTCCGGAGTGATGAACGGATCGTTGATCGCCACGATATCGAGCTTCGGATCTCCGTAGGCAATGCGGAAGAACGCCCTTCCGATTCGCCCGAACCCGTTGATCGCCACTTTTGCCATCTTCTATACCTCCCTTTCGTAGTTTTCGACCATCTCTGTGAAGTAGCGGTGGATCCGGAGGTCATCGGTCAGCTCGGGATGAAAGCTCGTCACAAGTACGTTTCCCTCCCGCGCCATCACCACCGCTCCGTCGTATCGCGCCAATGCCTGCACTCCCGGTCCCATGCGGGTGATGTACGGGGCACGGATGAACACCGCCGGGATGTCGTCCCCGATCCCATCCACCGCCAGGGTCGTTTCAAAGCTGTGCACCTGCCGCCCCGAGGCGTTCCGCGCCACCGTGATGTCGATCGCACGGATGTACGACTCGGTCTGCCCCTCGATCTCCCGCGCCAGGAGAATCATCCCGGCACACGTCCCGAAGAACGGGAACCCGGCGTCCGCCAGGGCCTGCAGCCGGGCGAGGAACCCCTCCCCAGCGATGAGGGAGATCGCGGTCGACTCCCCGCCGGGGAGGATCAACCCGCTCAGGCCCTCCAGCTCCTCGACCCGCTTCACTGCCCGCGCCTCGACCCCGAGGCGGGCAAGGCTGGAAAGGTGCTCCCGCACCGCTCCCTGCAGGCCGAGGACTCCGATCTCCGTCGCCATTTAGCGAACCTGCATCATCTCGTGTGGCGGAATCTCCTCGATCGCGATCCCGGGCATCGCCTCCCCGAGCCCGGTCGAGACCTCGGCCAGGACCTTGGGGTCGTTGTAGTGAGTCGTCGCCTGGACGATCGCTCGCGCCCGTCGCTCCGGGTCGGCGGATTTGAAGATCCCGCTTCCCACGAACACCCCGTCGGCCCCGAGCTGCATCATCAGCGCGGCGTCGGCCGGGGTGGCGATCCCACCGGCGGCGAAGTTCACCACCGGGAGGCGTCCCTTCTCGCGAACGAGGAGGAGGACCTCGTACGGCGCTCCCATCTCCTTCGCCATCCGCATCAGCTCGTCGTCCGGTGCGGCGATCACAGCCCTGATCTGTTCCTGCATCAGGCGCATGTGCTTGACCGCCTCGATCACGTTCCCGGTCCCGGGCTCGCCCTTGGTGCGGATCATCGCCGCCCCCTCTCCGATCCGGCGGCAGGCCTCCCCGAGGTCGCGCGCTCCGCACACGAACGGAACGGTAAACGCCCACTTGTCGATGTGGAATCGGGGGTCGGCCGGAGTGAGGACCTCGGACTCGTCGATGTAGTCGACCTCGAGCGCCTCCAGGATCTGCGCCTCCACGAAGTGCCCGATGCGCACCTTGGCCATCACCGGGATGGAGACCGCGGCCTGGATCTCCTTGATCTTAGTGGGATCGGCCATGCGCGCCACCCCACCCTGAGCGCGGATGTCAGCCGGGACCCGCTCCAAGGCCATCACCGCCACCGCCCCTGCCTTCTCCGCGATCTTGGCCTGCTCGGCGGTGGTGACGTCCATGATCACTCCGCCCTTCAGCATCTCGGCCAACCCGCTCTTCACCCGAAACGTACCCTTCTTCACCATTTTGATCACCTCTTGGCTTGCGCCGCTTCATTATACGAAACGGGGGCGAAAACTACAGGGATTTCCGCTTCCGGTTCGCCTGCGCCCCCCAGTTCAGCTTTTCGGCGAGGAAGCGGAAGAACGGGGCGGTGTCCGGCATGCGAACGAGGAACGTGGGTACAGCAGCGCGGGAGACGGTGATCACCTCCTCAGGCTGAACCGTGGCGACGTGGTCACCGTCGGCGATCAGGGCGACGGTAGTATGGGCACGGATGCGCAGGGTGATCCCGCCGGGGAACACGAGCGGGCGCAGCCCAAGGCGATGGGTGGCAAGCGGGGTGGCGACGATGCAGTCAGTACCGGGAACGAGGACCGGCCCACCGGCGGAGAGGTTGTACGCGGTCGACCCGGTCGGGGTGGAGATGATCAGCCCGTCCCCGGGGTAGGTGGCGATCCCCTCCCCGGCTGCGTCGAGGAGGTCGAGCTCGCAGAACCGGGTCGGCCCGTCCCCGAGGAGGACGACGTCGTTCAGGGCGCTCCCGCTCACATCCTTGACCTGATAAGCGATCCGCATTCGCGGTTCCACCGTGCCTTCTCCGTTCACCAGTCCCTCCAACGCCTGGGTGAGGGAGGAAGCCCGCACCTGGGTGAGGAAGCCGAGAGAGCCGAGGTTCGCTCCGATGATCGGAATCTCATACCCGGAGAAGAGCCCGGCCGCCCGCAGTACCGTCCCGTCCCCACCGAGGGCAACGATGAGCGCCCCCTCCGGCTCGACCGGATAGGGCGGGGCCGCATCTACGGTGATCGCCTTGATCCCCTTCACGCTGCACCATGCCTTCAGGATGGCGAGCGTCCGCCGCGTCCCTTCCTTGCCCGTGTTGGCGACGATGTAGATCCGCGCGAGCTTCATACTCTGATCCTACCCCCACCCGCGCGTGCGGTCAACGCGACCGGCGGGCGACGTACTTCCACCGGCAGAGGAGCCGCTCCAGGCCATCGACCGCAAGGTAGAGGATGAGGCCGAGGAGGGCGAGAGCGATGATCCCGGCAAACGCGCGGTCACGCTGGAAGAGCATGTGCTTATTGATGTATCCCCCGAGCCCGGTCCCGAGGGCGGCGTTAGTCTCCGCGATGTACAGGAAAGCGATCCCAAGGCCGATGCTCACCCGCACGCTCGTCAGGATGTCCGGGAGGCTCGCCGGGAAGACGACGTGGCGGTAGATCTGCCACCGGCTCGCCCCGGCGGCGCGGACGCTGATGATGTGCTCCTCCGGGATGTTCTTCGCCGCCCCCCGCGCCGAGACGAGGATCTGGAAGAAGAGGACAAGGGCGACCATCGCCACTTTCGTCCCGCTCCCGGTCCCGAACACCACGAACAAAAACAGGACCAGCGCCACCTGCGGGATCGGGTAGGTGATGTAGATGATCGGGGAGAGGAACCGGTCCAGCCTCGGTTCGCGTCCTATCACAAGGCCAAGCGGGACTCCGGTCCCAAGGGCGATCAAGATCGCAAGGATCAGCCGCCACGCGCTCGCGAGGAAGTGGTGCTGCAGCTCGGCCGCGTTCTTCACCACCTGGGACAGGGCGTTGAACGGCCCCGGGAGGAGTCCGGGCCCGCTCAGGGTGTTAACCGCGATGCTCGCCATCTCCCACGCGAACAGGAGGGCGCAGATGCTGACAACGTAGATCAATACCCGGTTCATCCCCGACCTCATCCCTCGAGCACCTCCCGCACGCGGCGCATTGTAGCGGTGTATTCAGGACTCTCCCGGTAATCGAGCCCTCCCATCCCCGGGTTCTCCACCACCGCCTTGATCCGAGCCGGACGTCCGGTGAGGACGAGGATCTCCTGGCCGAGGAACACCGCCTCCTCGATGTCGTGGGTGACGAGAACGAGGGAAAAGCCGTGCTCGTGCCACAAGGTGAGGAACAGGTCCTGGATCCGCTCCCGGGTCAGGGTGTCGAGGCTCGCCAGCGGTTCATCCATCAGCATGACGGACGGGGCGGTGGACAGGGCGCGGGCGATCCCGACCCGCCGCTTCATCCCCTCGGAGAGCTCGGCGGGATAGCGGTTTCGCACCTCGGACAGGCCAAGCTCATCCAGCACCGCTCCCGCGTCCTGCTTCGGATAGTCACCGGAGAGGAGGAGGGACAGGTTGGCATTCTGCCATACCGTCTTCCACGGGAGGAGCCCGGCGTTCTGCAGGATGAGGGCAACGTCGCGACGCGGGCCGGTCACCGGGGTCCCGGAGATGGTGATCTTTCCCTCCGTCGGAGGAAGGAGCCCGGCAATGGCGAACAGAATCGTCGTCTTCCCACACCCGGACGGGCCGATCAGAGCGAGGCTCCGCCCCTGCGCAAGGGAGAAATCGACCCCGTCGACGGCGCGAACCGCGGTTCCCGGGCTGCCGTAATCGATCTTAAGGGAATGAACCTCGATCATTTCACGAATCGGTCGGTCGTCAGCTCCTCGTATTCAGGATGCTTCCAAGTATAACGCTTCGCATTCACCCAGGCGATGACGTCCTCGTACTGCGCCTGCGGAACCATCTCCGGGGGAGGAAAATGGGGGATTACGAACGAGTCCATGATCCCTTCTGGCACCACTTCCTCGGTGAGGCCGGGGAAGAACAGGGAAAGGGCCTCATCGATCCCGATGTCGATCAGCTCTTGTTTCGTCGCGCTGTTGATCCGCTCCACCGCCTCCCGGTAGGCGTCGTAGAAGCGCTCGAGCAGGTCAGGATGGGCGTTAACAAAATCGCGGCGGAACACCACGACGCTCGGAAGGAGGTCGATTCCTTCGAAATCGGAGAGGTGAACGAGGTGGCTGCCCTTCATCACGGATGGGTAGTTGGCGATGTAAGTGATGTACGGCTCCGGCAGGACGGCAGCGTAGACCGACCCGAGCGAGAGGAAGGTGGCTACCTGAAGTAGGTCGTGCCAGTAAGAGTAGTCCTTGTCCGGGTCGATCTTGTAACCGAGGTGTTCCATTAACCGATCGATGTCGTACTCGATGTTGCTCATCGAGGTGATGGCGATCGACTTGAGGGAACTCCCCGGCTCCGTTCGGGAGAGGAGATCGTCGATCGAGTTGATGTTGAAAAAGCTCTGTGAAAGGAGGGCGAGGCTCCCGGTCTGGGTCGGGGTGTAGGCGGTGCTCGTGATCACGATGTCCGTCCCCGCGGTGTAAAGGAGGATCGCTGTGGTGAGATCACACACCATACCGTCGATGTTTCCCGCCATCAGGGCGAGGCTGCGCGCCTGGTCGTCGCTCAATCCGATCACCTGCACGTCCACCCCATGCTTCGGAAACAGCCCCCACCCGTTGGCGAGGGCGATCGGGAGCGAGCCCATTATCGGGGGAAGGCTGACACGAAGCTCGGTAGCAGGGGCGGAGAAAGCGATGACAGAAATACCAAAAACAACCAACGACAGAACAAAGTAAATGCGGAGTCTCACACGCACGAATATTCCTCCTTCTTCTCATCTGATTGTCGGCCGATTATACCGAACTCCTCCCGGGAAGGAAATTCGCACCGCATTAATCTCCTGTAAACTCGTATATCCGACTAGGGCGGATGGAGATCGCCGCACTTCTCAACCGCGTATGTCGCCGCGAAGACACGCGGTGGAACGAGTGGTTCTCCCTTCATCAACATCCCCTACTTTCCGCCGCGAGGGTCACGAATCGAGCCGTTCAGCCCGTCCCGGGCGGTAGGATGCGAAGAAGGAGGGTCAGCCCGCCGAGGTAGACAGGGGAGCCCGCCTGTCCAAGAGCGGCGTCCAGATATGCGTATACCTTCAGCATCCCTGCGAACGCCTCTTCCCGGTTGTGCGTTTCCAAGACGGAGAGCGCCTCGTCCCGGGCGAATGTGAGCAAGAGCAGGACGCTCTTCGCGATGAACCGTGCCCGTGCCCGCGCCTTGGGCTCAAGATCGAGCCGGTCGATCCGCCGCAGGAGCACGGTGAGGCGATCGAGCAGACCCTGCTCGTCCCCCTCCGCGGCAAGGGGGACAAAATCCGCCCCGTTTGCCCCTTCGAGGATATTGATCACCTGTTGGGTATGAAGCCGCTGGTCAGCGCTCGTGGGAGAGAGGAGAGCAAGGGTTGCGGCGTAAACCGCCAACCGGAGCTGCTCAGCCGCAACGGTCGCCGATGACTGCTCCATCGCCTTTCCTTCCGATACCTGCCCTGCTGCCGGAAGCCAGGCGAAGATCACCACCAGTAGAAATACCAGAGCATTTTTCTTCATCTCGATCTCCTTTTCTTCGATTCTAGATCCGACATGATCCCAATCACATCATCCGCCGGTCAAATCCGCGTCAATGTCCTCGGAGACGGCGAGCTTATATCCAAAACCAGGGACGTTCACCACGATCCTCCCGCCTTCCTTCCCCAGCCGCCGGCGGAGGAGGTAGACGCACTGTTTGATGTCCTTGGAATCGGCGTAGGGGGAATCGGGCCACACCGCGGCGAGGATCTCCTCCTCCGTGAACACCCGTTCCGGCTCACTCGCCAAGAGGCGGAGAAGGGCATACTGCTTGGGCGGGAGAGGAACAGGGACACCGGCCAGGGTCACTCGCCGGGCCGCATCGTCGATCCGTAGGGGCCCGTACTCCACTGTTGTTCTTTCGGCTGCACCCTTCTTTCCGCTGCGGGAGACGAGGTGAATGGCCCCAAGGATGAACAGGTCAAACAGGAGTGCTACTCCAGCCCCGATCAAGGCCGCATTCCGCGTCCGGAGCGCGACCGGCGTCGCGTCGATCCCGACGCGCACGTAGCCCGACCCGTACGGGATTACGACGTCGACGTAGTCCCAGCCCCCATCCGCCCGCATGTGGATCTCCCTTCCGCTCGGAGGAGTTGAAATTGGGGGCATCTCGATCCCTTCCAAGCCGGGATCTCGCTCGTCGACGATGAGCGTCCCATCCATGTAGACCTGGACGTAGATCGACGTCCCAACGAGGAGGAGACGGGCCGCCTCACGCACCAGCCCTTCATCTCCGCTCTCCACCCACGGCCCGATCGTATCGGCCAACGCCGCAGCGTAAGAAGCACCCTTCTCCTGGAACACCTCCTCGATCGCGGCAGAGTATAAGCGCACGAACAGGAAGACAGCGATCCCGGTCACTAGGACCGTACCTATACAGACTCCGAGCTTCAGTTTCCAAATCATCACCGCTCCACCCGATTTCACCCCTAGAAGGTAGAGGGATAACCAAAGCGAGGCAAGGGAATCAACCGGAGTTGACCGAGTTTTGACCCCGGCGCGGTTCAACCGTGATCAGGGGAACGCTAGGTTTAAACCGGGATCTCCCAATCTCGGGGGATCTTAAATCGAGAAACAAGGAGGAACCATGCACAGACTAGTTGTACACAGCAGGAAGGCGGTCCTCGGCGGGATCCTGTTCGCCTTGCTCCTCGGGGTGATGGCAGTCGCGCCGGCGTTCGGGAATGATCAACACCCTCGCGCCGTGGCCGGGTTGACTGAGCTCTTGAACAAGCTCGACAAGGCCCTCGACTCCCTCCCCACGGAGAAGTTCCCCGCTCTGGAGGAGCAGCTCGCCGGAATCGGAGGCCTCCTCTCCGAATTGATCGACGCGCTCGCCACTCCAGGAGAGAAGCCGGAGCCGGCCCAGATCGTACGGCTTGACCTGATGCTCCATCGGCTCGTGTTCATCCTGGAAGGGATCGAGAACAGAGCCCCTCAAGGGAAGAAACACGAGGCGTTCGAGGACATGCGGGTGTGGATCGATGGATACATCGCTGGGATCACCGCCCGTATGGATAAGAACCGGGCCCGGGAGTTTGCTTCCCTAGCCCGCGTCATGCTCAAGGACGTCGGTCAGCGGATCGCACACATGGCAGGAATCAGGCCGGGGGCGGGAAAGGAGCCGGGACGCATCGAACCGATCCTCAGGAGGCTGAAGCCCCTCATCCATCGGCTCGACATCTACATCATCCGCAACTTCGGACGCCCACCCGCCGAATAGCCGTCGATGCCGCCCGCCGGAGGGCGGGCGGCATTCTCCTTTTTCCCTACCGCAACCTGTTCCAAATTTCCCCTTTACAACCGGATAGGAAGAAGCGAACATCTACCTACGAAAGGGGGAAGCATGGGCGTATTCGAAGCGATCATGCTGGTGTGTTTCGGGCTCAGTTGGCCGGTATCCATCGCCAAGGCGGTGCGGACGAAGAACGTCTCCGGGAAGAGCCCGTGGTTCATGGGATTGATCGCACTCGGATACGCAAGCGGGATCGTGCACAAGCTCATCCGGGACCCGAATTGGGTTGTATTCCTTTACGCCATCAACCTCATGCTGGTCCTCACCGACCTCTGTCTCTACCTCCGTTATTCTGGACGATTGACTTCCCCAGGCGATTCGGTGTAAGCTGGAGCAGACGCCCGAGCGAGGGGGTGGGCGGATCGATCAAGGAGGTGTTGTAGATGGATAGCGCTACAACCGGAATCATGCTCATCGCCCTGGTCCTCGGCGGGCTGGCGCTCCTCTTCCTTGCGGGCGGAAGTTCGGAGCCGGTGGGAACTGAACCCATCCCGCCCCGTCAGCCGGCCCAGATCGCTGCTCCGGCGGTGACTCCGGCCCGTCCCACCGCTCCGCCGCTCGTGGAGGCGGGAGCGGACGTCACCCTGGATGAGGGTGGCAGTGTGCGGCTACAAGGGCAGGGGTACGACCCGAGCGGTGGTGAGCTTACTTACACCTGGACTGCAC includes the following:
- the pdxT gene encoding pyridoxal 5'-phosphate synthase glutaminase subunit PdxT, whose amino-acid sequence is MATEIGVLGLQGAVREHLSSLARLGVEARAVKRVEELEGLSGLILPGGESTAISLIAGEGFLARLQALADAGFPFFGTCAGMILLAREIEGQTESYIRAIDITVARNASGRQVHSFETTLAVDGIGDDIPAVFIRAPYITRMGPGVQALARYDGAVVMAREGNVLVTSFHPELTDDLRIHRYFTEMVENYEREV
- the gap gene encoding type I glyceraldehyde-3-phosphate dehydrogenase, encoding MAKVAINGFGRIGRAFFRIAYGDPKLDIVAINDPFITPETARYLLTYDTVYHRYGKTVEAVEGGITVDGKFIPLLAEKDPAALPWGEKGIDLVIESTGVFLSREKASLHLQSGAKRVLLSAPPKSPDIRQFVYGVNHKEYDPAKDTILAAASCTTNSFAPVAYILEREFGIVHAWLTTVHGYTADQRLVDSPHKKPTRGRAAAANIVPTTTGAATATTKIIPSLVGKMNGMAFRVPVPTGSVSDITAEMKTPVTVDAVNAALTKYAEGELNGILGVSTDPLVSSDIIGETRASVVDLTLTVVVDDRLLKVVTFYDNEWGYTNQLVRVAKHVVS
- a CDS encoding NAD(+)/NADH kinase, translating into MKLARIYIVANTGKEGTRRTLAILKAWCSVKGIKAITVDAAPPYPVEPEGALIVALGGDGTVLRAAGLFSGYEIPIIGANLGSLGFLTQVRASSLTQALEGLVNGEGTVEPRMRIAYQVKDVSGSALNDVVLLGDGPTRFCELDLLDAAGEGIATYPGDGLIISTPTGSTAYNLSAGGPVLVPGTDCIVATPLATHRLGLRPLVFPGGITLRIRAHTTVALIADGDHVATVQPEEVITVSRAAVPTFLVRMPDTAPFFRFLAEKLNWGAQANRKRKSL
- the pdxS gene encoding pyridoxal 5'-phosphate synthase lyase subunit PdxS, with product MVKKGTFRVKSGLAEMLKGGVIMDVTTAEQAKIAEKAGAVAVMALERVPADIRAQGGVARMADPTKIKEIQAAVSIPVMAKVRIGHFVEAQILEALEVDYIDESEVLTPADPRFHIDKWAFTVPFVCGARDLGEACRRIGEGAAMIRTKGEPGTGNVIEAVKHMRLMQEQIRAVIAAPDDELMRMAKEMGAPYEVLLLVREKGRLPVVNFAAGGIATPADAALMMQLGADGVFVGSGIFKSADPERRARAIVQATTHYNDPKVLAEVSTGLGEAMPGIAIEEIPPHEMMQVR
- a CDS encoding ABC transporter ATP-binding protein — encoded protein: MIEVHSLKIDYGSPGTAVRAVDGVDFSLAQGRSLALIGPSGCGKTTILFAIAGLLPPTEGKITISGTPVTGPRRDVALILQNAGLLPWKTVWQNANLSLLLSGDYPKQDAGAVLDELGLSEVRNRYPAELSEGMKRRVGIARALSTAPSVMLMDEPLASLDTLTRERIQDLFLTLWHEHGFSLVLVTHDIEEAVFLGQEILVLTGRPARIKAVVENPGMGGLDYRESPEYTATMRRVREVLEG
- a CDS encoding ABC transporter permease subunit, whose amino-acid sequence is MNRVLIYVVSICALLFAWEMASIAVNTLSGPGLLPGPFNALSQVVKNAAELQHHFLASAWRLILAILIALGTGVPLGLVIGREPRLDRFLSPIIYITYPIPQVALVLFLFVVFGTGSGTKVAMVALVLFFQILVSARGAAKNIPEEHIISVRAAGASRWQIYRHVVFPASLPDILTSVRVSIGLGIAFLYIAETNAALGTGLGGYINKHMLFQRDRAFAGIIALALLGLILYLAVDGLERLLCRWKYVARRSR